A single Marinitoga aeolica DNA region contains:
- a CDS encoding response regulator, translating into MYNILIVDDSRFDRIIIRDMIEEIGYNVIGEAENGKEAINMYFKIYPDIVFMNLIMPVMDGLEAMKFILENDPEAKIIVTSSYSEKNTLKKLY; encoded by the coding sequence TTGTATAACATCCTTATTGTTGATGATTCGAGATTTGATAGAATAATTATCAGAGATATGATTGAGGAGATTGGATATAATGTTATTGGTGAAGCAGAAAATGGGAAAGAAGCTATAAATATGTACTTTAAAATATATCCGGATATTGTATTTATGAATTTAATAATGCCTGTGATGGATGGACTAGAAGCAATGAAATTTATATTGGAAAATGATCCAGAAGCTAAAATAATTGTGACCTCTTCATATTCGGAAAAAAATACGTTAAAGAAGCTATATTAA
- the fabD gene encoding ACP S-malonyltransferase, whose amino-acid sequence MIAFVFPGQGSQSLGMGKEILEKYPEYKKYLDKASETISVNLESIIFGDDEKTLTLTENAQPALLTISYIMYMYAVEKLNIIPDVVAGHSLGEWTALTTAEVISFEDAVKLVRLRGKYMSEACPPGIGGMGAVIGLNIENIQEVLSQFNNVNIANHNSPEQIVISGEKQEVLKALEVLKEKGAKKVVELNVSGPFHSKLVEPAQEKMKHELENIKFNNPKYKIIQNYIGDLEYDPEKIKENIIKQITGTVKWVDSIRKMKKIGVTQVYEVGPGKVLTGLVKRIDKSLNPKNILKV is encoded by the coding sequence ATGATAGCATTTGTCTTTCCAGGTCAGGGATCTCAATCTCTTGGAATGGGAAAAGAAATTTTAGAAAAATATCCTGAATATAAAAAGTATTTAGATAAAGCTTCTGAAACCATTAGTGTAAATTTAGAATCTATTATTTTTGGAGATGATGAAAAAACTTTAACTCTAACAGAAAATGCTCAACCTGCATTATTGACTATTTCATATATAATGTATATGTATGCAGTTGAAAAATTAAATATTATTCCTGATGTTGTTGCTGGTCATTCTTTGGGCGAATGGACAGCATTAACAACGGCAGAAGTTATCTCTTTTGAAGATGCTGTAAAATTAGTCCGCCTTAGAGGTAAATATATGAGTGAAGCTTGCCCCCCTGGAATTGGTGGCATGGGAGCAGTAATTGGATTAAATATAGAAAATATACAAGAAGTCTTATCTCAATTTAATAATGTTAATATTGCGAATCATAATTCCCCAGAACAAATTGTAATTAGTGGTGAAAAACAAGAAGTTTTAAAAGCCCTTGAAGTACTAAAAGAAAAAGGTGCAAAAAAAGTTGTTGAATTAAACGTGAGTGGACCATTTCATTCAAAACTCGTTGAACCCGCTCAAGAAAAAATGAAACATGAATTAGAAAATATTAAATTTAATAACCCAAAATACAAAATTATACAAAATTATATTGGTGACTTAGAATATGATCCAGAAAAAATAAAAGAAAATATAATTAAGCAAATTACTGGAACAGTAAAATGGGTAGATAGCATTAGAAAAATGAAGAAAATTGGGGTTACTCAAGTATACGAAGTTGGCCCAGGAAAAGTTCTTACTGGTTTAGTAAAAAGAATAGATAAAAGCTTAAATCCAAAAAATATATTAAAAGTATAA
- a CDS encoding nitronate monooxygenase encodes MNRVTELLNIKYPVLEGGMAWVGTAKLAAAVSEAGGLGTIGAGSMTPDILKESIKTIKTLTDKTFAVNIILVNPYADQLVEIVKEENVPVVIFGAGNPGKYIPQLKEKNIKVLAVVSSENLAKRLEKTGVDAIIGEGMECGGHIGDVSTMVLIPKLVDVLNIPVIAAGGIADLRGARAALALGAEGIQMGTRFVATHECEAHENYKKLILKAGIRDAIVTGASIGHPARVIKTKFAKKIKQLEVASPEEAEEMLVGSLRKAFMDGDLENGSFMAGQSAGLINEIKSVKEIVEEFGEELKKYFER; translated from the coding sequence ATGAATAGAGTAACAGAACTACTTAATATCAAATATCCTGTTTTAGAAGGTGGAATGGCATGGGTTGGAACAGCAAAATTAGCCGCAGCAGTTTCTGAAGCTGGTGGCCTTGGAACCATTGGTGCTGGAAGTATGACCCCTGATATTTTAAAAGAATCTATTAAGACAATAAAAACATTAACTGATAAAACTTTTGCTGTAAATATTATATTAGTAAACCCTTATGCCGATCAATTAGTTGAAATAGTAAAAGAAGAAAATGTTCCTGTAGTAATTTTTGGAGCTGGTAATCCAGGGAAATACATTCCTCAATTAAAAGAAAAAAATATAAAAGTTTTAGCTGTAGTTTCATCAGAAAATCTGGCTAAAAGATTAGAAAAAACTGGAGTTGATGCCATTATTGGTGAAGGAATGGAATGTGGAGGACATATAGGTGATGTCTCTACTATGGTTTTAATACCAAAGCTCGTTGATGTTTTAAATATTCCTGTTATTGCAGCAGGAGGTATTGCTGATTTAAGAGGTGCAAGAGCTGCTTTAGCATTGGGTGCTGAAGGAATTCAAATGGGAACAAGATTTGTCGCTACTCATGAATGTGAGGCACATGAAAATTATAAAAAATTAATTTTAAAAGCTGGCATAAGAGATGCTATTGTTACTGGTGCATCAATTGGGCATCCAGCAAGAGTCATAAAAACAAAATTTGCTAAGAAGATAAAGCAACTCGAAGTTGCTTCACCAGAAGAAGCAGAAGAAATGCTTGTCGGAAGTTTGAGAAAAGCCTTTATGGATGGAGACTTAGAAAATGGATCTTTCATGGCTGGACAAAGTGCTGGATTGATCAATGAAATAAAAAGCGTTAAAGAAATTGTTGAAGAATTTGGCGAAGAACTCAAAAAATATTTTGAGAGGTGA
- a CDS encoding 3-oxoacyl-[acyl-carrier-protein] synthase III C-terminal domain-containing protein, translating to MHISQINAFIPEKKLDNQILAKKFNVSEDWIYKRTGIKNRYISEIDVFQMGIKAAEVLDIDGVDTVLFVSSVGAHYVPFYVRIFEKLKIKNSRYGIDVSNGFVGFVTSLHIADVMFRENIANKILLIVSEKLSDLVEENDINTAILFSDAAVAMILENHDKCICDHRVMYDSEYLDALNINENKKIIMDGKRVYKFAVNNMKKMLSQYINDYGKKIIVPHQANKRILESVKKNFNDFEFLDIIEKYGNTGAASIPLTLFKTYGNTKISLKDHLLISVGGGMTTSAITWRCNNE from the coding sequence ATGCACATATCACAAATTAATGCTTTTATCCCAGAAAAAAAATTGGATAATCAAATTTTAGCCAAAAAATTCAATGTCTCTGAAGATTGGATATATAAAAGAACTGGTATAAAAAATAGGTATATATCTGAAATAGATGTATTTCAAATGGGAATAAAAGCAGCAGAAGTTTTAGATATTGATGGAGTTGATACTGTACTATTCGTTTCTTCTGTAGGAGCACATTATGTTCCTTTTTATGTCAGAATATTTGAAAAATTGAAGATTAAAAATTCACGTTATGGTATTGACGTATCAAATGGATTTGTGGGTTTTGTAACCTCATTACATATTGCAGATGTCATGTTCAGAGAAAATATTGCAAATAAAATTTTATTAATAGTTTCAGAAAAATTATCAGATCTTGTCGAAGAAAATGATATCAATACTGCAATTTTATTTTCTGATGCTGCTGTTGCTATGATTTTGGAAAATCATGACAAATGTATTTGCGATCATAGAGTTATGTATGATTCAGAATATTTAGATGCTTTAAATATAAATGAAAATAAAAAAATTATAATGGATGGTAAAAGAGTATATAAATTTGCTGTAAATAATATGAAAAAGATGTTATCACAATATATTAATGATTATGGTAAAAAAATTATTGTCCCCCATCAAGCAAACAAGAGAATATTAGAAAGCGTCAAAAAAAACTTTAATGATTTTGAATTTTTAGATATTATAGAAAAATATGGAAATACTGGCGCTGCAAGCATTCCTTTGACTTTATTTAAAACTTATGGAAATACCAAAATTTCATTAAAAGATCATTTACTTATTTCAGTTGGTGGAGGAATGACAACATCAGCAATAACCTGGAGGTGCAACAATGAATAG
- the fabZ gene encoding 3-hydroxyacyl-ACP dehydratase FabZ gives MNIDEIMKILPHRYPFLLVDGVIEITENKIIAYKNVSINEPHFQGHFPDYPIMPGVLIIEGLAQTAGLLLMKDLKENSIPLFLGIDKARFKREVRPGDKLIYEIEVIQEKMGMFKLKANAKVENKTVTSAELMVGIKKG, from the coding sequence ATGAATATTGATGAAATAATGAAAATACTACCACATAGATATCCATTTTTGCTTGTCGATGGTGTTATCGAAATAACTGAAAATAAAATAATTGCATATAAAAACGTTAGTATAAACGAACCTCATTTTCAAGGTCATTTCCCGGATTATCCTATTATGCCGGGCGTATTAATAATAGAAGGATTGGCACAAACTGCAGGATTATTATTGATGAAAGATTTAAAAGAAAATTCTATACCTTTATTTCTTGGAATTGATAAAGCAAGATTTAAAAGGGAAGTTAGACCAGGAGATAAATTAATATATGAAATTGAAGTAATTCAAGAAAAAATGGGTATGTTCAAATTAAAAGCGAATGCTAAGGTTGAAAATAAAACCGTTACCAGTGCAGAATTAATGGTTGGAATAAAGAAGGGATAA
- a CDS encoding DegV family protein, producing the protein MKIGIVTDNTCNLPTDFLEKNDIGYASLYILRESKHIKAVDLCPTTFYEELKVGSYVPLTSQPSVKDFEEVYRDMLKRYDYLITLTISEKLSGTLNSARLAASIVDEKRIFTIDTKLTSFGLGFLVLELKNKIESGIYEIEQLLEYARNFYTTVKTIFSVTNIDYLYKGGRIGKAKALMGGLLNMKPILSLEEGEIIPVKNSRGINKMIKEVVNQSLARIDTLRLKKIAVIHTSNLKYGGLIIEELRNKGIHDDDIIYSLLDPVIGTHLGPDAVGVITQWE; encoded by the coding sequence ATGAAAATTGGAATTGTAACTGATAATACCTGTAATTTACCTACAGATTTTTTAGAAAAAAATGACATTGGATATGCATCTCTTTATATTTTGAGAGAAAGCAAACATATAAAAGCTGTAGATTTATGTCCTACTACATTTTACGAAGAACTAAAAGTAGGTTCATATGTACCTTTAACTTCTCAACCATCTGTAAAGGACTTCGAAGAAGTTTATAGAGATATGTTAAAAAGATATGATTATTTGATCACGCTCACTATTTCAGAAAAATTAAGCGGAACCTTAAACTCAGCAAGACTTGCGGCATCTATAGTAGATGAAAAAAGAATTTTTACTATTGATACCAAATTAACCAGTTTTGGCTTGGGATTTTTAGTATTAGAATTAAAAAATAAAATTGAATCTGGAATTTATGAAATAGAACAATTATTGGAATATGCACGAAATTTTTATACTACAGTGAAAACTATTTTTAGTGTAACCAACATTGATTATTTATATAAAGGCGGAAGAATTGGAAAAGCAAAAGCATTAATGGGCGGTTTATTAAATATGAAGCCTATTCTCTCTTTGGAGGAAGGTGAAATAATACCGGTAAAAAACTCTCGAGGAATTAACAAAATGATAAAAGAAGTAGTAAATCAATCTCTCGCCAGAATAGACACTTTAAGGTTAAAAAAAATTGCTGTTATTCATACAAGCAACCTAAAGTATGGTGGATTAATAATTGAAGAACTCAGAAATAAAGGAATTCATGATGATGATATCATATATTCTCTACTTGATCCTGTAATAGGTACTCATTTAGGTCCAGATGCTGTGGGGGTGATTACACAATGGGAATAA